GGCGCAGCTGTTAGCAGCGCGTTGGTGTGAAGATGAAGGTAATCGCGCACTTCCTTCATCGCAATCGACCGGCTCAGCCAGGTGGGGCAGTCGCCGTCGACAAGGGTTAAGGCAATCGCCGCCATCGTGCCGTTCAGTGGATGGGGCGAGCCCAATGGCTGACGGAGCTTTACCACTGTCCCCGGGCGGGAAAGAGCCGTCAGTAGCTCCCGAAACGCCAGTTGAGCGTCGTGGATGGGATCTTCGAATTGTTGTGCTAAGGATCGCATAGGCATCCGGGTCAGCCTCCCTGTCCGTACATGAAGAAGTCGACCTTGCTGGAGTAGGTCTCACGCTTGACGCGGGTTTCGGTTTCCCGAATGCGTTCATTGAGGGCATCCACGATTGACGTGACCGTCGCAGCCCCATTCAACGTTTCCTGCTGCATGAGCGCATCAAGCAACGCCGCCAGCGCTGCATGCCTTTTGCTTCTTCCGAGCACATAGGCGACGCCGATTTCCCCGCTCTCAATCTGCACGGTGCA
The genomic region above belongs to Mesorhizobium sp. B4-1-4 and contains:
- the phnG gene encoding phosphonate C-P lyase system protein PhnG, giving the protein MNRSREAWMTTFAKAPLAEIECHWATISPPKFEWVRRPEVGMIMLRGRIAKGDAPFNVGEATIARCTVQIESGEIGVAYVLGRSKRHAALAALLDALMQQETLNGAATVTSIVDALNERIRETETRVKRETYSSKVDFFMYGQGG